The following are encoded together in the Sparus aurata unplaced genomic scaffold, fSpaAur1.1, whole genome shotgun sequence genome:
- the LOC115577669 gene encoding DNA-binding protein RFX5-like yields MSEDQRLQRAEASRRGEAGLEAGEGDTEPSMLLQRLKGNISKSVQTKVDQILQDVQRFSDNDKLYLYLQLPSGPSSGDKSGGDSSSFNTADQLHTCNWIRSHLEEHSDTCLPKQDVYETYKRYCENLQHRPLSAANFGKIIRDIFPNIKARRLGGRGQSKYCYSGIRRKTVLNMPLLPNLDLKNDPAELTELVQTYKQEVTEAACELICDWAQKILKRSFDTVVEIARYLIQEHIVNPRCSQAELVTSAALAGGPAKPHKVIKKTPVISKAESDGAADQKRELGDSSSSSSLKLSPGDKSASGAKPSSLDAPPPPSSSSSSSLQPAVEAFMKQLPRILPRSSIPDKAQLSVRSSPPSLAPKDASGVGGASGPGGPAAAAAASGGGVKVIAMATLPQQQGGPVPVMILPQGCLSYEREKVAPQPQPPPTPPQQHAPAAPTSVVQKARGNATKRPLEVVTASGAVGVSGGSAANAPPVKRKRGRPRKPRPQDALSPPPGAAAALPPQPSPPAPPSHPPIITSLTGGVIQKASSSSSSTQPVLELVIQDQPGYVLSPLPAVSDPAHRGVVVQCQPGGAVEADRHSRPLLLLQSPGHPSWELAASGRTPMVEVIQKAPRPSNNNSSGGGGPPPAAHLHPSHLPLPTLHEERGEVEITLTPLELHVNPPLPAVSTSSSPAAAPASSITSITSITSITVGKSVEEEVEESSSTSSQREGH; encoded by the exons ATGTCGGAGGACCAGCGGCTCCAGCGGGCCGAAGCCTCCCGGCGCGGCGAGGCCGGCCTGGAGGCGGGCGAGGGCGACACGGAGCCCAGCATGCTGCTGCAGAGACTCAAAGGAAACATCTC TAAGAGCGTTCAGACCAAAGTGGATCAGATTCTG CAAGATGTTCAGCGTTTCTCTGACAACGACAAGCTGTACCTGTACCTCCAGCTGCCCTCGGGACCCAGCTCCGGAGACAAGAG tggtGGTGACTCCAGTTCGTTCAACACAGCCGATCAGCTGCACACCTGTAACTGGATCCGCAGTCACCTGGAGGAGCACTCAGACACATGTCTGCCCAAACAGGACGTCTACGAGACATACaa gaGATACTGTGAGAACCTGCAGCATCGTCCTCTGAGCGCCGCCAACTTTGGAAAGATCATCAGAGACATTTTCCCGAACATCAAGGCCCGGCGGCTCGGCGGCAGAGGACAGTCCAA GTACTGTTACAGCGGCATCAGGAGGAAGACGGTCCTCAACATGCCTCTGCTGCCAAACCTGGACCTGAAAAACGACccg GCGGAGCTGACCGAATTGGTCCAGAcatacaaacaggaagtgacagagGCGGCGTGTGAACTGATCTGTGATTGGGCGCAGAAGATCCTGAAGCGTTCGTTCGACACGGTGGTGGAGATCGCTCGCTACCTGATCCAGGAGCACATCGTCAACCCTCGCTGCAGCCAGGCCGAGCTCGTCACCTCTGCAGCActcgcag gaGGTCCAGCCAAACCACACAAGGTCATCAAGAAAACTCCCGTCATCTCCAAAGCTGAGAGCGACGGAGCTGCTGATCAGAag agGGAACTGGGGGATTCTTCCTCCTCGTCGTCACTGAAGCTGTCGCCTGGAGACAAATCAGCTTCAGGAGCCAAACCTTCCTCGCTGGACGCtccgcctcctccctcctcctcctcctcctcgtctctgcaGCCGGCG GTCGAAGCCTTCATGAAGCAGTTACCCAGAATCCTCCCTCGCAGCTCCATCCCTGATAAGGCCCAGCTGTCTGTCCGCTCCTCTCCGCCGTCGCTGGCTCCCAAAGACGCCTCGGGTGTCGGGGGGGCGTCTGGACCCGGAGGCccagccgccgccgccgccgccagcGGTGGTGGGGTGAAGGTCATCGCCATGGCAACGCTGCCCCAGCAGCAGGGCGGGCCCGTCCCCGTGATGATCCTGCCTCAGGGTTGTCTGTCCTACGAGAGGGAAAAGGTCGCTCCCCAACCACAacctcctcccactcctcctcaGCAGCACGCCCCCGCAGCCCCCACCTCTGTGGTCCAGAAGGCCCGAGGGAACGCCACCAAGCGCCCCCTGGAGGTGGTGACGGCCAGCGGCGCTGTGGGCGTGTCTGGAGGCTCTGCTGCCAACGCTCCTCCGGTGAAACGGAAACGTGGACGACCGAGAAAACCTCGACCGCAAGACGCCCTGTCTCCTCCTccgggtgctgctgctgccctgccTCCTCAGCCCTCCCCTCCTGCACCTCCCTCCCACCCGCCCATCATCACCTCGCTGACGGGAGGAGTCATCCAGAaagcctcctcttcttcctcctccacgcAGCCTGTGCTGGAGCTGGTGATCCAGGACCAGCCAGGGTACGTTCTAAGTCCTCTGCCAGCGGTCTCGGACCCGGCTCACCGCGGCGTGGTGGTGCAGTGTCAGCCGGGCGGGGCGGTGGAGGCGGACCGCCACAGCcgcccgctgctgctgctccagagtCCAGGACACCCCAGCTGGGAGCTGGCAGCGTCGGGCCGGACCCCGATGGTGGAAGTCATCCAGAAAGCTCCGAGGCCGAGCAATAACAACAGCAGCGGTGGAGGCggtcctccacctgcagcacacctCCACCCGTCTCATCTCCCTCTGCCCACGCTGCACGAGGAGCGAGGGGAGGTGGAGATAACGCTGACGCCGCTGGAGCTGCACGTCAACCCGCCGCTGCCCGCTGtctccacctcttcttctcctgctgctgctccggcctcctccatcacctccatcacctccatcacctccatcactgtGGGGAagagtgtggaggaggaggtggaggagagcagcagcacctCCTCACAGAGAGAGGGACACTAG